cttttaactttctcgaattcttcgctcttttttggatacgtttgtcactacaaagccctaggatccaagaaatattttttacacttggatcttaaggctttctagtcacaagcgtatccaaaaaagcgcgaagaattcgagaaagttaagggggtattgtggctattacaattacgcacacacacacacatatacatatgtgtgtgtgcgtgtgtgtgtgtgtatgtgcattacCGTTACCTGTATTCTTATAGATCGTATCTATTGCTTAAAATAAATGTGCCCATCttctaatgcacagaacaataatAAGTCAAACACCTGCAACTCGAGAAATAGCTGGAATTTAGCAGTGTCAGTCTAGATCTGCTCCTTCGAACCCCTCTGGCTTTTAATagacattacataatatataaacatctaaGGAATCATGCGCATATTTACTACATATATCCGATGCGCAAACAGACATACACAtcacttgtttttaattttggctGAGAGGGCACTTAGCCCCTTTCTAACGGCGACgatgaaaacaaataagaaagagaaagtgatcaTGGAAAAAGTAATACTTAACCCCAAATCAAACACCTTTCTTGAAAGATGAACGATCGTGGGAATCAGGGACAGTGGAAGGAAACGGGAGGGCCACCGAACCGAGCAATCCAACTTCATCCTCcggcataaaaaaatcaatcaccaAAATAGTACCTGTAACAAAAGGCAAAGAGGCCACCTTACCGAGGAGAAGAAGAGCAAATCATCCTTTTGTTATACCTGTAATCAGCCTATTCTACTCTGAGACTGCAAAtaacttgttttttaattaattcgaGATCTCTCCTTCCATGTTCTTCACTCATTTCCAAACCATTGATCTTAGTTTGATATTTCCTAACTTGTTTGAACTTTCCGTGTTTTATACAACTCGGAATAAATAATCTTTACATTATCAGTCATCAACTGCTTATGTAGCAAGAACCCTCATATAACCTGAGGCTTATGTAAGACGTTCACTGAAGAGGTTCCTCTGTCTCATTTATTGATATAAAATACGGCGTCTACTTGGAAAAGGAGTTGTCTTCCCTCTGAAATTCAGCCTTGTTTCCTAAAAATAACTACCCTCTTTTTCGGTGGCCTGTTCAGTGTTACTTATTTGCCACTTATTCACACTTatctgtttttaatgtttatggcTGCATCTGAAgaagagtaattatatatatttatatatatatatatatatatatatatatatatatatatatatatatatatatatatatatatatatatatatatatatatatataacctataccAAGAGGACGTTACAGTGATAAAGGGCTCTGCACTCATCGTAATTATATAATTCCCTTCAGGTGCAAATtcccaagttatatatatatatatatatatatatatatatatatatatatatatatatatatatatatatatatatatatgtgtgtgtgtgtgtgtgtgtgtgtgtgtgtgtgtgtgtgtgtatgtgtgtgtgtgtataagccaataatttgtgaacatttctaaatatttataggtgttattttattttccttaaatgattgAGATCACCtcgtaaaaacaaaatatctgtttATAACGTATTCGTAAGGTTTTGgtcataaaaatattctttattatgaGTAAAGGTTTTTATCACATCGGTTTTAATCCTGccaattcattctttctttaaagGAACCTTAACCTCTTGCCAGTTTTAGAAATATCATTGCGTTTTCACCAAGTGAATTATTTTGGCAGCGGTTTTAAGACTATTTAATTTTCTCAGATAATATGGCGTTAGCAATTGTATTAATATCATGCTATTAtgtccttatttcattttcctaacaTCATTTCAGATACTTCGGATATAAAATCTCGGTTCAATCAAGAATTATGGTTTCAAAGCATCATTTGATTTTTGATAAAgtattttaaacattcttttaaaaagcATAAGCTTATTTTCCTAGAATTGTTTCGTCtatataatcattttcttttctacagatatttcaCATGTTTCACGtaaaaccttcatttttcaataaatcatcCCATGAATTTCTTTTATAGAACCCTATACTTTACCTTGaagtatttctaatattttcattgctaAACTATAATTTCATTCGTATCAAAGCAATTCGAGATTTTCTGTTGAGAAACAACCCCATTTTCTCATAAAACCATAATCTGATTATCAATGAAGCAGTTTAAACACCTTTATATAAAGCTCATCATTTTCAATTCCATTAGTACtagatttttttgttaattaaaccGGAGGTTTAATTCTCCTCAAAGAATCTGGGGAACTTTTGTTGGGCTGTTCAGTCACTTcattcaattcttcttcttccaggtgctgACTGCCATCGAGAGTTGACTCCTGGACTCCTGCTTGAGTTCTGCCAGTCTAGGCCTCCGAGAGCTTTATCCTCTGAAAGGAGCCGCAGCCTTACAGGATAGGACAAGGCAATAAGAAAGATTTAAACCGTGTGTGTGTCTCAGATTTACGGAGGAAGTAgaatatatacttttgtattatTGAATACATAGTGTTTATCTTCGCACATTTTAGAAAAACTTGATAATGTTATCATAAAGGATACCACTGTAGAAATCCGTTATATAGTTTTACGTTCCGAACTCTTTAATAAGGGGACTTTAAGGTGTGATCGAAAAATAGATTGGTCTGAATTATTTGAAATAACTGTGAGtaagaaagataaacaaagaGTGATTTATTTCTCTAGAACCTGACTTGTGAAGTGCGCTAAAAAGTCCAttcaacaaaaaaatagatagattTCGAGTGAAGTCACTGTGAACTACTTTGGgtcttgttattatatttttaggtGTCTAGTATAACTGAAATAAGAATAATCTGATCAGCTTTTAAATAAGTCATAGTGTGCTCATAAGTTGTAGATTATCTCCATGAAGAATAGTACTTTCACTgaaattttttagatatttactaCTTAGACTGATTAGTTTAATTTTATTGTCGAATTTTGTTTGAACCCCCATTTAaaattttcctaatttctttAAACTGAGTTTGTATCTTACGTTGTGAAATTCAACATTCTACCAACCAATATATGTGCCAGTCTGACCATCAGTGTAATCTAAAACACTTTCCAATCACAAGTTCGTCATGTCTTTCTTGTTACACTTCAGCAACTATCTTATTGGTGGTAATGTCCCGATTGATGATGGGGTAGACAAACTGAATCGTAAGTATACGATCTTAATTTTAATCTGTTTGTCCCTCCCCTTAGTAACAAAACAGTTTGCAGGCGACCCCATTGAATGCTTTACACCCACCTACTTCACAGAACCTCAAGCGAGGTATGTCAATTCGTACTGTTGGACAGCGagtacatattatattatacctACTGATGAATCAGCTAGGGATCAAGTGACTAGGGTTCACTCAGTCTCATTTGATGAAGAGGGCTCTTCGTCGGCTATTCGCGGGGAGCGTATCAAAGTTAATTATTATCAATGGGCCCCCATAATCCTCCTAGTTGAGGCTGGGTTATTCTACGTCCCCTTTGCAATATGGAACAGCACAGCCAAAAATTCAGGCATAAAGGTTGGTCGTTTGTTGAAAAAGGTCTCTGTGATCTCACAGTACACACCCGGGCACCCAGACCGCGACGCTCTTATAGCCGAGTTCCTGGACCAGTTTAACACATTAATGGGTGTCTCAAAGTGTTGTCCAGGAACCGTCTGTAAGTTTGATTGCAATCTGGCATGTGGCGGGAATCCTTCatcatctttgtttattttatacatgATTGTTAAGATTATGTATGTGTTCAACATCCTTATGCAATATTTTCTGTTGACTGTGTTCTTAGGGAAAGGTTATCTCTTCCATGGTATAGAAGTAGTGGAGAAGCTCATCAATAAGAAGGAGTGGTGGACTTCTCCACGATTCCCCCTGCAAACACTGTGCCAAGTGTTAGCAGCTCAGCAGGGATCACTCCGCACTTATACATGTCAGTGCGTCCTGCCTATAAATCTTTTTAACGAAAAAATCTTCTCCTTCATCTGGTTCTTCTTCGCAATCTTGCTTCCAGTGACAATCTACAGCGCTCTGATATGGGTGTGGCGAACTTTCACTTGCTCACGCATCGCTTTTGTACATTACTACCTATGGCGGACAAGGCGAGTTGGCAAGGAAGACCTCTACAACAATGCCCGCAAGATGGCCATTCAGTATCTTGGATGGGATGGCTGTCTGGTTCTCAGGTTAATCGAGATGAATCACGGAGGCACCATCCTCACAATTCTCACAGAACGTTTGTGGGAGTTCTACGAAGGAATGGAAAGGGCACAACAGGACGGGGGTGACCCTGAGGCATTTCTCAGCCAGCGGCCTCCTATCTTCGCTTGTGGGCCCTTTCCTCCGCAGGGACCCTCGACCGTCACCCCTACCCCTACAGGAGGGTATGGATTCTATGGGAAGCACTTTCTACCGGGGACTCCTGGGGCATACCCAGGTTATATGTGGAGCCACCAAGATATGGCCACGCCAGGGTATTCCAGCTATCCAAGAATACGGGGCAAAATCAGGTAACAATAGCAGATACATCTTTAGAGCAGCATGAGTGCCTTCAAGGCCACTCACATACATTACATGGTGCCTAGTGAGTGATAGATGGATGCATGTACGGCATCCATCCCAAATACCGCTGCACCCATCCTAAAAAATACTACTTCTACCACCACTTTTACCACtactattaccactactactactactactactactactactgcctgCTACTTAAGTCTCCAGCTTCGCCATTCTGCTCTGCATTTCTACCCAAGTATCCTGCATCCACGATCCTCTTTCCAAAAACGATCAATGTTACATAAAAAACACGCAATTCAAAACAAACATTGACTATGCTTCTCGTGCAAAAGATTTTGCTTTATGAGTTTGATAGTGACTGCAAACGCTCTGCTTTGGCAAAATCACAAACACATGACCACCAAAGACCAACGAATCGGTTCATGAGTAAAATGCGCTCTGCTTTGTAGTTTTCTAGTGCCATATTACAAAAGAAACCTCAAGTTATCTGTATTAGCTACGGTATTATTAAGCCAGGAACCAGAATTCGTTGTTATCATATTATATTAGAAATGTGAAATAATGTAAACTAGACTTTGTACCAATCTGCTaatgcaattcattttattgtagcTAAAAATAATGAACTTGATTTTCTATGTCATTGTTAATAAGGTTTAGGTAACAGACTCTATTCGGTgatcatttttacatctgtaCATAATTTTCAGTTCACGAACATTTATGAGTCTTCAGGAATACTTTGATATCTACAGTAGTTGCTCATCAATGAATGAAGATAGGATTGTTAGAGAAGTTAGATTACCCTTCCCCTCTtctagataactttttttttttttaattctagcgACCATATTCTTTTTGgacgaagaaaagaagaagaaaatatatcttcTATGTTGTTTGCTTCATAGAGCTGAGATCTAAATTTGTGTTGATTTCCAGGTCGTCATTCGCTCCTGGAGTGTGAGGAGGCTTTGCAAAGAAAGATAGCAGGTCCATCATAGATCCGTGATGCTGAGGAGCCTGCCATTGGCCGGTCGTGACTTAATTATGTAACATAGGTCTACTTCGgcactgttttcttttctttttgctgtaAGGTTACAAATGTATTAGATATGAATAGTTGTTAACCGCCGAAGAGCCAGTGGAGTTGTTACGGTGAGAAAGGACAAacatgatgataatgacaattataacaatgatgatgaataCTATGAAAATGACAGGCAATTAGCATAAACTTTTGTGAAGGGTAGAGCAGATTCTCCCATTTGCTAACAGATCATACAAATAGTTTATTAAAGATGATCATACAAAGAATCATGACgatccattttccatttccaataAATGTAACCATTTCAGTCGACTAGCTGAGGACTTGACTACGTCATTAAGGGACTAGTTAACCAACAAAGGGACCCATTTCTGTAACTAGTCCATTAATGGGCCCACTAACTGCTTTAACAATCCAACTGCAGGGATGATCCGGGTAGCTAATTGATGATGTGTTAGAATGGGTTACCCACAATGTAACTACTCACTACTATTAAGGATCTTGTTATGAGGTGCCTAATAACAatgctagaaaaaaataaaaccatctcatTGTTAGTTTGTATTATAAGAGTTTTgtaatgatgtgtatatatatataaacagaacatCGTACTTACAGACCAGAAACAATGGCAATGCTTTAGCTTATGGCctcatagaaaataataaaagaaaaaatcaaaaataataaaaaaaaaaaattgtatccgCTAATATGAACCTATGACTGCCATAAACTACTCTTAGGTATGATTTAGCATTAGGATGAAATCACAGTTACTTGAAGGACTAATCTACCTTATAAAATAATTGACATTACGTAGTGTAAAACGCTTTTTATGATTAAGCAAACTGATTTATAGAAGTGGTTGATACTAATCAaagatattaaaagtaatttctgcTAGTATTATTTTCATCCTCGGATAATTTCGCTGTTCACACAGGGCTTAAAATCCGATTGCCGAGTGACATTGTGTTTATTCTACAGCTGATACTGAAGTACATTTTTATAGGTTTACACTTAAGGAGGATTTTACAGTCCAGACACATTTTCTTGACAACAGCAGCCATTTGCAATAGgacaaatgaatttaaataaaagtttgGAGATGGTGGAATGACACATTCCTCTGGTGTTCCCTTTCTTTTGGTTTCTGTTCTTTGGAAAAGCTGTTTTTACCCGAAATTGTGGAGCGACTTGCTAGGTGACTAGGCAGCAAGGTAGGATGAATGTTTACTTTTCccaagtttcatttttccttctgcttGATGCTTCTCCTTTGGGCTGTACATTTATATGTTTCTTCCAGATTACTTTACGGTTTATTTTTCCTCCTTGAATGCCAAATGCTTTCGCCAATTTCGCTTTGTTACTTGTTCAGATTTCCGTTTTCCCAGGCTCGCACCGCTTGCAGGTTTTCCCTTTGCTTGAAGACCAAGACCATCTCTTAAGGGACGCCGTTACTTCCATCCCAGGTCTagggagaatgaaaataaatgcaagatCTGCTGTCCTTTTTAGCCGCTGGAGAGGATTTGCATTAAGAATATCAATCACAAACATTATACTCCAACAAATCTCTTACATAGACCTATTTGAACCATACGGTCAcacaataaattataaataatcttAATCAACGAATTTCTGATATAGAGCTCAATAAAATTCAATTGTATTGGTCTAGCAATCAGCATCAGATCTATTCAAATTGCGATCTCTGAAATAAAACAGAGA
This genomic stretch from Macrobrachium rosenbergii isolate ZJJX-2024 chromosome 23, ASM4041242v1, whole genome shotgun sequence harbors:
- the LOC136851620 gene encoding innexin unc-9-like isoform X1, with the protein product MSFLLHFSNYLIGGNVPIDDGVDKLNRKYTILILICLSLPLVTKQFAGDPIECFTPTYFTEPQARYVNSYCWTASTYYIIPTDESARDQVTRVHSVSFDEEGSSSAIRGERIKVNYYQWAPIILLVEAGLFYVPFAIWNSTAKNSGIKVGRLLKKVSVISQYTPGHPDRDALIAEFLDQFNTLMGVSKCCPGTVCKFDCNLACGGNPSSSLFILYMIVKIMYVFNILMQYFLLTVFLGKGYLFHGIEVVEKLINKKEWWTSPRFPLQTLCQVLAAQQGSLRTYTCQCVLPINLFNEKIFSFIWFFFAILLPVTIYSALIWVWRTFTCSRIAFVHYYLWRTRRVGKEDLYNNARKMAIQYLGWDGCLVLRLIEMNHGGTILTILTERLWEFYEGMERAQQDGGDPEAFLSQRPPIFACGPFPPQGPSTVTPTPTGGYGFYGKHFLPGTPGAYPGYMWSHQDMATPGYSSYPRIRGKIRSDSEYEPLLLPNHSAGTYESCV
- the LOC136851620 gene encoding innexin unc-9-like isoform X2, translating into MSFLLHFSNYLIGGNVPIDDGVDKLNRKYTILILICLSLPLVTKQFAGDPIECFTPTYFTEPQARYVNSYCWTASTYYIIPTDESARDQVTRVHSVSFDEEGSSSAIRGERIKVNYYQWAPIILLVEAGLFYVPFAIWNSTAKNSGIKVGRLLKKVSVISQYTPGHPDRDALIAEFLDQFNTLMGVSKCCPGTVCKFDCNLACGGNPSSSLFILYMIVKIMYVFNILMQYFLLTVFLGKGYLFHGIEVVEKLINKKEWWTSPRFPLQTLCQVLAAQQGSLRTYTCQCVLPINLFNEKIFSFIWFFFAILLPVTIYSALIWVWRTFTCSRIAFVHYYLWRTRRVGKEDLYNNARKMAIQYLGWDGCLVLRLIEMNHGGTILTILTERLWEFYEGMERAQQDGGDPEAFLSQRPPIFACGPFPPQGPSTVTPTPTGGYGFYGKHFLPGTPGAYPGYMWSHQDMATPGYSSYPRIRGKIRSSFAPGV